A DNA window from Carnobacterium funditum DSM 5970 contains the following coding sequences:
- the lgt gene encoding prolipoprotein diacylglyceryl transferase, protein MNFLFSAINPIAFSLGPLEVYWYGVIIASAIFVAIFLSMREAKKRGIEGDHVIDMALWSLPIAFIGARLYYVIFELEYYLQNPGEIMAIWNGGIAIYGGLIAGGLTVYWYTKKHGIPIWLMLDVLAPNVLLAQAMGRWGNFINQEAHGGEVTRNFLENLYLPEFIINQMNINGVYYHPTFLYESLWSLTGFVLIVLLRNRKSLLRRGEVALTYVLWYSFGRFFIEGLRTDSLWLVDWLRVSQALSVVLFIAALIIWATRRRDYPPVPYYLEGLTADEEKKITQIN, encoded by the coding sequence ATGAACTTTTTATTCAGTGCAATCAACCCTATTGCATTTTCATTGGGGCCTCTTGAAGTTTATTGGTATGGAGTTATTATTGCTTCTGCTATTTTTGTAGCCATATTTTTAAGCATGCGCGAAGCAAAAAAACGCGGGATTGAAGGAGATCATGTCATTGATATGGCTCTTTGGTCGCTACCCATCGCTTTTATCGGGGCACGTTTATACTACGTTATCTTTGAATTAGAGTATTACTTGCAAAATCCAGGCGAAATAATGGCCATCTGGAATGGTGGAATTGCTATATATGGTGGATTGATTGCTGGAGGTCTAACGGTTTATTGGTACACTAAAAAGCATGGTATCCCTATTTGGTTGATGCTAGATGTTCTTGCACCTAATGTCTTGTTAGCACAAGCGATGGGACGTTGGGGAAACTTTATTAACCAAGAAGCACATGGTGGAGAAGTTACAAGAAACTTTTTAGAAAATCTTTATTTGCCCGAATTCATTATTAATCAAATGAATATCAATGGTGTTTATTATCACCCGACTTTTCTTTATGAATCTCTTTGGAGTTTAACTGGATTTGTATTGATTGTCTTATTGCGAAATCGTAAATCCTTATTGCGTCGTGGCGAAGTAGCCTTAACTTATGTTTTGTGGTATTCATTTGGACGTTTCTTTATTGAAGGACTAAGAACAGATAGTTTATGGTTAGTGGATTGGTTGCGTGTATCCCAAGCATTATCAGTTGTTTTATTCATAGCTGCACTGATTATCTGGGCAACGAGAAGAAGAGACTATCCTCCAGTTCCTTATTATCTAGAGGGGTTAACTGCAGACGAAGAGAAAAAAATCACTCAAATCAACTGA
- the hprK gene encoding HPr(Ser) kinase/phosphatase → MTNSVTVKELVDSLKLVVHNGEEFLNRTIQTTDLSRPGLELTGYFNYYPQERLQLFGRTEISFSERMSSDERLMVFRRMCQPDTPAFLVSRNLTLPKELIQATTEKEIPLLSSTYATTRLASNVTNFLEERLAERESVHGVLIDIYGMGVMITGDSGVGKSETALELIQRGHRLVADDRVELHVVGENRLIGEPPEILRNLIEIRGIGIIDVANLFGVGAIRLSKAVNLIVNLELWDKHTKFDRLGSSDGKRRISNVDVPLISIPVKTGRNLAVIIESAAMNYRAKQMGYNATETFERNLEKLIKSNSGEA, encoded by the coding sequence ATGACTAATAGTGTAACAGTAAAAGAATTAGTGGACTCTCTTAAGTTAGTTGTACATAATGGAGAGGAATTTTTAAACAGAACAATCCAGACAACTGACCTTTCAAGACCAGGTTTGGAATTGACAGGCTATTTTAACTATTACCCGCAAGAGCGCCTGCAACTATTCGGCAGAACAGAAATTTCATTTTCAGAACGCATGTCTAGTGATGAGCGGTTAATGGTTTTTCGACGGATGTGTCAGCCAGATACACCTGCTTTTTTAGTTTCACGTAATTTGACATTACCTAAAGAATTGATTCAAGCGACAACTGAAAAAGAAATCCCATTATTGTCATCAACGTATGCTACTACTCGTCTAGCTAGTAATGTCACGAATTTTTTAGAAGAACGGTTAGCTGAAAGAGAATCCGTTCATGGTGTGTTAATCGATATCTACGGAATGGGTGTCATGATTACTGGGGACAGTGGTGTAGGGAAAAGTGAAACAGCTTTAGAACTCATTCAAAGAGGTCATCGTTTAGTAGCAGATGATCGAGTTGAACTTCACGTGGTTGGAGAAAACCGTTTAATTGGTGAGCCGCCTGAAATTTTACGTAATCTAATTGAGATTCGTGGAATTGGCATTATCGATGTGGCTAATTTATTTGGAGTAGGAGCCATCCGACTAAGTAAAGCGGTTAATCTAATTGTTAACTTGGAATTATGGGATAAACATACTAAATTTGACCGTCTGGGATCCTCTGATGGGAAAAGAAGAATTTCTAATGTTGATGTTCCTTTGATTTCTATACCGGTTAAAACTGGACGTAATTTAGCGGTCATTATTGAATCAGCTGCTATGAATTATAGAGCCAAACAAATGGGATATAATGCAACTGAAACATTTGAAAGAAATCTTGAAAAATTAATCAAAAGCAATTCTGGAGAAGCTTAA
- a CDS encoding phage holin family protein yields MKYWQVIVVNALIFLALSGLFQNSFYVANIWIALVASLVLSVLNMAVKPILFLLSLPITILTLGLFSIVINASMLSLTSLIVGPGFQFRTFGTTILIAIILSFVNTFISSRIVVNR; encoded by the coding sequence GTGAAATATTGGCAAGTAATTGTCGTTAATGCACTGATTTTCTTAGCTTTATCAGGGCTTTTCCAAAATTCTTTTTACGTAGCGAATATCTGGATTGCGTTAGTAGCAAGTTTAGTCCTTTCTGTATTAAATATGGCAGTTAAACCAATTTTATTTCTCTTGTCTTTACCAATAACAATACTCACTTTAGGTCTGTTCAGTATTGTTATAAATGCGAGCATGCTAAGTTTAACCTCTCTAATTGTGGGTCCAGGGTTTCAATTCAGGACATTTGGAACAACTATTTTAATTGCAATTATTCTGTCATTTGTAAATACATTTATTAGTAGCAGAATAGTTGTAAATAGATAG
- a CDS encoding PspC domain-containing protein, with protein sequence MKKLTKSKNNKVVSGVLGGIAEYFDFDPSILRILYSIAIVFGVGSPIILYIILALIMPEAPGSEKSDWHRGFNGTESENKSRKEAEKVNEEKKGTHNDWSDF encoded by the coding sequence ATGAAAAAATTAACAAAATCAAAAAATAATAAGGTAGTCAGTGGCGTTTTAGGTGGAATTGCAGAATATTTCGATTTTGATCCTAGTATCTTGCGTATCCTATACTCCATTGCTATTGTTTTTGGGGTAGGCTCGCCTATTATTTTATATATTATCTTGGCATTAATTATGCCGGAGGCTCCAGGGTCAGAAAAATCTGATTGGCATAGAGGATTTAATGGAACGGAAAGTGAGAATAAATCCCGTAAAGAAGCTGAAAAGGTAAACGAAGAGAAGAAAGGAACCCATAATGACTGGAGTGACTTCTAG
- the liaX gene encoding daptomycin-sensing surface protein LiaX, with the protein MKERERILELVKQDIISTEEALVLLENSAKKDSKEAVKRDQTTVQDQSFTQEPIESPHVEKISEQETEQEQEEYDEYKEEQKKDQEQLEAILEKLANEASSYSVQLDEKDSEIRAIRNQLNKANEKLNVLETLEDLDELDAEKEPELKQLSHEIEEYEAQLTDLEEDRVTLMEQLRIVKQKQWGSQKKQLIEKFEIPDDWKDVANDTINQVGGKMTEAGNQFGKLMKNTFSSVMENMDWKDVNVRVPGLASTKFTHEFSYPNSMASIIDVKVANGDVLFKTWKGEDIKVETEIKIYGKLDSDSPFEAFSKRSTIDVTEEKILFHIPNKRIRCDMTFYLPERVYDHTAIKLLNGNVRIEEFEGEDIYVKCTNGDMCFEKVKATMIETEGVNGKVSLVDSTTRDLIVNSINGGIVAQGGFNGVDLSTVNGTVKVTVLNTDLQHLEASSVNGAVKVSVPKELSIEGNAKSNLGTIQNRMEKTEIIKEKKDRTNQLLEFRRQNDGNPVILTVSTTTGNIFLKDNEKSKTE; encoded by the coding sequence ATGAAAGAAAGAGAAAGAATCCTAGAATTAGTAAAACAAGACATCATTTCAACAGAAGAAGCTCTGGTTTTGCTTGAAAACAGTGCTAAAAAAGATAGTAAAGAAGCAGTTAAAAGAGATCAAACAACAGTTCAAGACCAGTCGTTTACTCAAGAACCTATCGAGTCTCCACACGTAGAAAAAATAAGTGAACAAGAGACTGAGCAAGAACAAGAAGAATACGATGAATACAAAGAAGAACAAAAGAAAGACCAAGAACAATTAGAAGCAATATTAGAAAAACTTGCTAACGAAGCGTCAAGCTATTCTGTTCAATTAGATGAAAAAGATAGTGAAATTAGAGCAATTAGAAATCAACTAAATAAAGCAAATGAAAAGCTAAATGTATTAGAAACATTGGAAGATTTAGACGAACTAGACGCTGAAAAAGAACCTGAGTTAAAGCAGTTAAGTCATGAGATAGAAGAGTATGAGGCTCAATTAACTGATCTCGAAGAAGATAGAGTAACATTAATGGAACAGTTACGTATCGTTAAACAAAAACAATGGGGATCTCAAAAAAAACAACTCATTGAAAAATTTGAAATTCCAGATGATTGGAAAGATGTAGCCAATGACACAATCAATCAAGTTGGCGGAAAAATGACAGAAGCAGGAAATCAATTTGGTAAGTTAATGAAGAATACTTTTTCTTCAGTAATGGAAAATATGGATTGGAAAGATGTTAATGTGCGTGTTCCAGGATTAGCTTCTACGAAATTCACACACGAATTTAGTTATCCTAATTCGATGGCGTCTATTATTGATGTGAAAGTAGCCAATGGTGATGTTCTTTTTAAAACTTGGAAAGGTGAAGATATCAAAGTTGAAACAGAGATTAAAATTTATGGAAAACTTGATTCTGATAGTCCTTTTGAAGCATTCTCAAAGCGTAGTACAATTGATGTAACAGAAGAAAAAATCTTGTTTCATATTCCAAACAAACGTATTCGTTGCGATATGACTTTTTATTTACCTGAAAGAGTATATGATCACACAGCTATCAAGCTATTAAATGGAAACGTGAGAATAGAAGAGTTTGAAGGTGAAGATATTTACGTTAAATGCACAAATGGTGACATGTGTTTTGAAAAAGTAAAAGCTACGATGATTGAAACAGAAGGCGTAAATGGAAAAGTATCTCTTGTAGATAGCACTACAAGAGATCTAATTGTTAACAGTATTAATGGTGGTATTGTGGCTCAAGGAGGTTTTAACGGTGTTGATTTATCAACAGTTAATGGCACGGTTAAGGTTACTGTCTTGAATACAGACTTGCAGCATTTAGAAGCTTCATCCGTCAATGGTGCAGTTAAAGTTTCTGTTCCAAAAGAATTAAGTATAGAAGGAAATGCAAAAAGTAACTTAGGCACCATTCAAAATCGAATGGAAAAAACAGAAATAATCAAAGAGAAAAAAGATCGCACCAATCAATTACTTGAATTTAGAAGACAAAATGATGGTAATCCTGTAATATTAACAGTTAGCACAACGACTGGAAATATATTCTTAAAAGATAATGAAAAAAGTAAAACAGAATAA
- the uvrA gene encoding excinuclease ABC subunit UvrA: protein MRNDKIEIHGARSHNLKNIDVTIPRDKLVVLTGLSGSGKSSLAFDTLYAEGQRRYVESLSAYARQFLGQMDKPDVDSIDGLSPAISIDQKTTSKNPRSTVGTVTEINDYLRLLYARVGHPICPNDGTEITSQTVEQMVDRVLEYPEKTRIQILAPIVVGKKGQHKKIFERIKSEGYVRLRVDKEIYDISDEIELEKNKKHDIDIVIDRIVVKEGIRSRLFDSLEAALRLAEGYAVADILGQEEVLFSEHYACPYCGFTVGELEPRLFSFNAPFGACGDCDGLGIKLEVDTDLIIPEKSLTLREGAVAPWKPISSNYYPQLLEQACQTFNIDLDTPFEKLTEKEQRFVLEGSNEELFHFHYKNDFGGIRDVDIPFEGIIRNIDRRYKETNSDFTRDQMRLYMTELTCQTCKGKRLNRQALSVKVGDKDIGEVSNYPIEGAIDFFGGLVLSEQESMIAKPILKEVHDRLNFLSNVGLNYLTLSRMSGTLSGGEAQRIRLATQIGSNLSGVLYILDEPSIGLHQRDNNRLIDSLKKMRDLGNTLIVVEHDEDTMFAADYLIDIGPGAGEKGGEIVAFGTPEEVAKNEKSLTGAYLSGRKFIPVPKTRRIENKGAIRITGAAENNLKNLTVDFPLGRFIAVTGVSGSGKSTLINTILKKALSRELNRSKQKPGKFKKMTGYEKLEKIINIDQSPIGRTPRSNPATYTSVFDDIRDLFASTNEAKIRGYKKGRFSFNVKGGRCEACRGDGILKIEMHFLPDVYVPCEICHGTRYNSETLEVRYKGKNISDVLGMTIEEAVVFFEHIPKIHRKVQTIIDVGLGYVTLGQPATTLSGGEAQRMKLASELHKRSDGKNFYILDEPTTGLHTEDIARLLEVLNRLVEAGNTVLVIEHNLDVIKTADYIIDLGPEGGAGGGTILATGTPEKIAKAKNSYTGYYLKKILKRDKNRTIEQSK from the coding sequence ATGCGAAATGATAAAATTGAAATCCATGGCGCACGATCACATAACTTGAAAAATATTGATGTCACTATTCCTAGAGATAAATTAGTTGTATTAACCGGGTTGTCTGGTTCAGGAAAAAGTTCGCTAGCTTTTGACACATTGTACGCAGAAGGGCAAAGACGGTATGTGGAAAGTTTATCTGCTTACGCTCGTCAATTTTTAGGTCAAATGGATAAACCCGATGTTGATAGTATTGATGGCTTAAGTCCGGCTATCTCAATTGATCAAAAAACAACGAGTAAAAATCCGCGTTCAACTGTTGGTACTGTAACGGAAATTAATGATTATTTACGTCTTCTCTATGCTAGAGTAGGTCACCCAATTTGTCCCAATGATGGAACCGAGATTACAAGTCAAACTGTTGAGCAGATGGTAGATCGTGTACTTGAATATCCTGAAAAAACTAGAATTCAAATCTTAGCACCTATTGTAGTTGGAAAAAAAGGGCAGCACAAAAAAATATTTGAAAGAATAAAAAGTGAAGGTTATGTTCGTTTACGTGTGGATAAAGAAATCTATGATATTTCAGATGAAATTGAATTAGAAAAAAACAAAAAACATGATATTGATATCGTCATTGACCGAATTGTAGTCAAAGAAGGTATCCGTTCACGATTATTTGATTCGTTAGAAGCAGCGCTTCGACTGGCAGAAGGCTACGCTGTTGCTGATATATTAGGTCAAGAGGAAGTGTTGTTTAGTGAGCACTATGCTTGCCCTTACTGTGGGTTTACTGTTGGGGAATTAGAGCCACGCTTATTCTCTTTTAATGCTCCATTCGGGGCATGCGGAGATTGTGATGGCTTAGGTATAAAATTAGAAGTGGATACAGATTTAATCATTCCGGAAAAATCTTTAACTCTCAGAGAAGGTGCGGTTGCACCTTGGAAACCGATTAGTTCAAATTATTATCCACAATTACTAGAACAAGCTTGTCAGACGTTCAATATTGATTTAGATACTCCTTTTGAAAAATTGACTGAAAAAGAACAACGTTTTGTTTTGGAAGGTTCAAATGAAGAGCTATTTCATTTTCATTATAAAAATGATTTTGGTGGCATTAGAGATGTTGATATCCCTTTTGAAGGAATTATTCGTAATATTGATAGACGTTACAAAGAAACCAATAGTGATTTTACAAGAGATCAAATGCGCCTTTATATGACTGAATTAACTTGTCAGACTTGTAAAGGCAAACGATTAAATCGACAAGCACTATCTGTAAAAGTAGGCGATAAAGATATTGGTGAAGTTAGCAATTATCCAATTGAGGGAGCGATAGATTTCTTTGGGGGCCTTGTTCTTTCGGAGCAAGAAAGTATGATTGCCAAACCGATTCTGAAAGAAGTTCATGATAGATTAAATTTTTTGAGTAACGTAGGATTGAATTACCTAACCTTGAGCCGTATGTCAGGTACGTTATCCGGTGGAGAAGCACAGCGAATTCGATTAGCTACTCAAATCGGTTCAAACTTATCGGGAGTGTTGTATATCTTAGATGAACCTTCAATCGGGTTGCATCAAAGAGACAACAACCGCTTAATTGACTCGTTAAAAAAAATGCGCGATCTTGGCAATACATTAATTGTAGTAGAACACGATGAAGACACAATGTTTGCAGCAGATTATTTGATTGATATTGGACCAGGTGCTGGCGAAAAAGGTGGAGAAATAGTAGCTTTTGGTACACCAGAAGAAGTTGCGAAAAATGAAAAATCGTTAACAGGGGCTTATTTATCTGGTAGAAAGTTTATCCCGGTACCGAAAACTCGTCGCATTGAAAACAAAGGTGCCATCCGTATTACGGGTGCAGCTGAAAATAACTTGAAAAATTTAACTGTCGATTTCCCATTGGGACGCTTTATTGCAGTAACAGGTGTTTCTGGTTCTGGGAAAAGTACTCTAATTAATACGATTTTAAAAAAAGCTTTGTCTCGTGAACTGAATCGTTCCAAACAAAAACCAGGGAAATTTAAAAAAATGACTGGGTATGAAAAATTAGAAAAAATAATAAATATTGACCAAAGTCCAATTGGAAGAACACCGCGAAGCAATCCAGCAACGTATACCAGTGTTTTTGATGATATTCGTGACCTATTTGCTTCTACAAATGAAGCTAAAATTAGAGGCTATAAAAAAGGACGTTTTAGTTTCAATGTGAAAGGTGGTCGTTGTGAGGCTTGTAGAGGGGATGGTATTCTAAAAATCGAAATGCATTTTCTACCTGATGTTTATGTCCCTTGTGAAATTTGTCATGGCACAAGATACAATTCAGAAACGTTAGAAGTTCGTTACAAAGGCAAGAATATTTCTGATGTACTAGGTATGACAATTGAAGAAGCCGTTGTCTTTTTTGAGCACATTCCAAAAATTCATCGTAAAGTACAAACAATTATTGATGTTGGATTAGGATATGTGACATTAGGTCAACCAGCAACAACATTATCCGGAGGAGAAGCTCAACGCATGAAGCTAGCTAGCGAACTTCATAAGCGGTCTGATGGAAAGAATTTTTATATTCTAGATGAGCCGACAACTGGACTTCATACAGAAGACATCGCTCGGTTATTGGAAGTCTTAAACCGCTTAGTTGAGGCTGGAAACACCGTTTTAGTGATTGAACACAATCTAGATGTGATTAAAACAGCTGACTACATTATTGATCTTGGTCCTGAAGGTGGTGCTGGAGGTGGAACAATTTTAGCAACTGGGACTCCAGAAAAAATTGCAAAAGCAAAAAATAGTTATACTGGATATTATTTGAAAAAAATACTGAAAAGAGATAAAAACCGCACTATAGAACAATCTAAATAA
- a CDS encoding HD domain-containing protein: MGMHQYIKSLSDLESIIRCPGKFKYEEHSVAAHSFKVTKIAQFLGTVEEQQGKTVDWRSLYEKALNHDYSELFIGDIKTPVKYATPQLREMLADVEESMTENFIRNEIPIEFQAAYAKRLKEGKDETLEGQILSVADKVDLLYESFGEIQKGNTENIFAEIYEESLKTILRFSHLNSVQYFLTDILPDLLSGDFTNQTQLQNISQRILNK, encoded by the coding sequence ATGGGAATGCACCAATATATTAAAAGTCTAAGTGATTTAGAAAGTATTATTCGTTGTCCAGGAAAATTTAAATATGAAGAGCACTCAGTTGCTGCCCATTCTTTTAAAGTAACCAAAATTGCACAGTTTCTAGGAACAGTAGAAGAGCAGCAAGGGAAGACAGTCGACTGGCGTTCACTCTATGAAAAAGCTTTAAATCATGATTATTCAGAGCTTTTTATTGGAGATATTAAGACACCAGTTAAATATGCTACACCTCAGTTAAGGGAAATGCTTGCAGATGTAGAAGAATCTATGACTGAAAACTTTATTAGAAATGAGATCCCAATAGAATTCCAAGCAGCCTATGCGAAACGGTTAAAAGAAGGCAAAGATGAGACCCTTGAAGGCCAAATTTTATCAGTTGCTGATAAAGTTGACCTATTGTATGAATCATTTGGAGAAATACAAAAAGGCAATACAGAAAATATTTTCGCTGAAATTTATGAAGAATCTTTAAAAACGATTTTACGATTCAGTCACTTAAATAGTGTTCAATATTTTTTGACAGATATATTGCCTGATTTACTAAGCGGAGATTTCACTAATCAAACACAACTTCAAAATATATCACAACGTATTTTAAATAAATAA
- a CDS encoding ArsR/SmtB family transcription factor, which yields MNNKEAPLLDEDTIRRVSKLFKIISDPTRIAILYLLENQELNVSTIAKVMNMEQSAVSHQLKVLKTARLVKSQRKGKSMLYSQMDKHVYSILGQGIIHIKEE from the coding sequence ATGAATAATAAAGAAGCACCATTATTAGATGAGGATACAATCCGACGAGTCAGTAAATTATTTAAAATTATCAGTGATCCAACACGGATTGCTATTTTATATCTCTTAGAAAATCAAGAATTGAATGTAAGTACAATTGCAAAAGTTATGAATATGGAACAATCTGCTGTCTCACATCAACTAAAAGTTTTGAAGACGGCCCGTTTAGTGAAATCTCAACGCAAAGGGAAAAGCATGTTATACAGCCAGATGGATAAACATGTCTATAGTATTTTAGGTCAAGGAATCATTCACATTAAAGAAGAATGA
- the phoU gene encoding phosphate signaling complex protein PhoU, translating into MRRVFEEELNDLHIHFFQMGKAVNEAIYKSVKAFVNHDKGLAKEVIAGDVVINKDEADLENRCFELIALQQPVTTDLRKIVTIMKASADLERMGDHAVSIAKSTIRVKGNKRDFEIEAQIAEMSEKVKVMVQDVLQAYVVSDAAKAKEVALKDVEVDDDFKKIYKACIRQMKNDSEIVLGATDYMLVAGFIERIGDYVTNISEWIIYLDTGKMTELNNHNKNDRSPKA; encoded by the coding sequence GTGAGACGTGTATTTGAAGAAGAACTTAATGACTTGCACATCCATTTTTTCCAAATGGGAAAAGCTGTAAATGAGGCAATATATAAGTCTGTAAAAGCTTTTGTTAATCATGATAAAGGACTAGCTAAGGAAGTTATCGCTGGGGATGTAGTTATCAATAAAGATGAAGCAGATTTAGAAAATAGATGTTTTGAATTGATTGCTTTGCAACAACCGGTGACAACTGATTTACGCAAAATAGTAACCATTATGAAAGCAAGCGCTGATTTAGAAAGAATGGGAGATCATGCAGTTAGTATCGCAAAATCAACTATCCGAGTAAAAGGCAATAAGCGAGACTTTGAAATAGAAGCTCAAATTGCAGAAATGTCTGAAAAAGTTAAAGTGATGGTTCAAGATGTCTTACAAGCTTATGTGGTTTCAGATGCTGCCAAAGCTAAAGAAGTGGCTTTAAAGGATGTCGAAGTAGATGATGATTTCAAGAAAATCTATAAAGCTTGTATTAGACAAATGAAAAATGATTCAGAAATTGTTTTAGGTGCAACAGATTACATGTTAGTTGCTGGATTTATTGAACGGATTGGAGACTATGTCACCAATATCTCTGAATGGATTATCTATTTAGATACAGGCAAAATGACTGAGTTAAACAATCATAATAAAAATGATCGGTCTCCTAAAGCTTAA
- the pstB gene encoding phosphate ABC transporter ATP-binding protein PstB, with product MKKENHIIESKDVHLYYGKKEALKGVSLDFFPNEITALIGPSGCGKSTYLRTLNRMNELIPDVTLTGNVTFENQDIYSPKMDTVELRKKIGMVFQQPNPFPFSIFENVAYGLRVAGMKDKKKIAEIVETSLRKAAVWEDVKDKLSKSALALSGGQQQRVCIARVLAVEPAIILLDEPTSALDPVSSGKIERMLLELKKDYTMIIVTHNMQQASRISDKTAFFLNGHLIEHGETRQIFTNPHQKETEDYISGRFG from the coding sequence ATGAAAAAAGAAAACCATATTATTGAATCTAAAGATGTTCACTTATATTATGGGAAGAAAGAAGCTTTAAAAGGAGTTTCGCTAGATTTTTTTCCCAATGAAATTACTGCATTAATTGGCCCCAGCGGATGTGGCAAATCAACTTATTTAAGAACCTTAAACCGAATGAATGAATTAATTCCGGATGTAACCCTAACAGGGAATGTGACTTTTGAAAATCAAGATATCTACAGTCCCAAGATGGATACGGTGGAGTTAAGAAAAAAAATTGGAATGGTCTTTCAACAACCCAACCCTTTTCCGTTTTCTATTTTTGAAAATGTGGCTTACGGACTTCGAGTTGCAGGAATGAAAGATAAAAAGAAAATAGCAGAAATAGTAGAAACTAGCTTAAGAAAAGCTGCTGTTTGGGAAGATGTTAAAGACAAGTTGTCAAAGAGTGCTTTAGCACTGTCTGGCGGTCAGCAACAACGGGTTTGCATTGCTAGAGTTTTAGCAGTTGAACCAGCTATTATTTTATTAGATGAACCTACGAGTGCGTTAGATCCAGTTTCTAGTGGTAAAATTGAACGGATGTTGTTGGAGTTGAAAAAAGACTATACTATGATAATTGTAACTCATAATATGCAACAAGCTTCACGTATTTCAGATAAAACGGCTTTTTTCTTAAATGGTCACTTGATTGAGCACGGCGAAACAAGACAAATCTTTACAAATCCTCATCAAAAAGAGACAGAAGATTATATCTCTGGACGTTTCGGGTAA
- the pstB gene encoding phosphate ABC transporter ATP-binding protein PstB → MSEQINLETNIIKMKPDVPVDLSTKDLHVWYGQNEAIKGVSLEFEENKITSLIGPSGCGKSTYLRSLNRMNDEIQSARVTGEILYHGRDINTPETDVYEIRKNIGMVFQQPNPFSKSIYDNVSFALKRHGVKDKNALDEAVETSLKQAALWEQVKDDLHKNALTLSGGQQQRLCIARAIALKPDVLLLDEPASALDPISTSQVEETLLQLREKYSIIIVTHNMQQASRISDYTAFFYLGNVIEYDETRKVFTRPKIQSTEDYVSGNFG, encoded by the coding sequence ATGTCGGAACAAATAAACCTTGAAACAAACATAATTAAAATGAAACCTGACGTACCTGTTGATTTATCTACCAAAGATTTACATGTTTGGTATGGACAAAATGAAGCGATTAAAGGGGTATCATTAGAATTTGAAGAAAATAAAATAACGTCATTGATTGGTCCCAGTGGTTGTGGGAAATCCACTTATTTACGCTCATTAAATCGGATGAATGATGAAATTCAAAGCGCTAGAGTAACGGGAGAAATACTGTATCATGGTAGGGATATCAATACACCTGAAACAGATGTATATGAGATACGTAAAAATATTGGAATGGTTTTTCAACAACCTAATCCTTTCAGTAAATCAATTTATGATAATGTTAGTTTTGCTTTGAAACGGCATGGAGTTAAAGATAAGAATGCACTAGACGAAGCTGTTGAAACAAGCCTGAAACAAGCGGCTTTATGGGAACAAGTAAAAGATGATCTTCATAAAAATGCCTTAACTTTATCAGGTGGACAACAGCAACGGCTATGTATTGCTCGTGCTATTGCTTTAAAACCAGATGTTTTATTGTTGGATGAACCAGCTAGTGCTTTAGATCCAATTTCTACAAGTCAAGTGGAAGAGACGTTGCTGCAACTACGAGAAAAATATTCGATTATCATAGTGACACACAATATGCAGCAAGCATCTCGGATTAGTGACTACACAGCATTTTTTTATTTAGGGAATGTCATTGAATATGATGAAACAAGAAAAGTATTTACGCGTCCCAAAATACAATCGACAGAGGACTATGTGTCAGGTAACTTTGGTTAG